In Spinacia oleracea cultivar Varoflay chromosome 5, BTI_SOV_V1, whole genome shotgun sequence, a single window of DNA contains:
- the LOC110800933 gene encoding glycerol-3-phosphate dehydrogenase SDP6, mitochondrial, translating to MASTALRLRRIGAIAAAATTAASVAFTVSVSSNDRGISVAPEIQGKVSDLNAVVPPRRAQISSLAGSTADKPLDMLVIGGGATGCGVALDAATRGLRVGVVEREDFASGTSSRSTKLIHGGVRYLEKAVFNVDYGQLKLVFHALKERKQLIDNAPHLCHSLPCMTPCFGWFEVVYYWAGLKLYDIVAGARLLHLSRYYSAQQSIELFPTLTRMGNDRSLKGTVVYYDGQMNDSRLNVGLACTAALAGASVLNHAEVISLLKDEVDGRIIGARIHDNLSGEEFDTYAKVVVNAAGPFCDFVRKLADTAAQPMISPSSGVHIVLPDYYSPEGMGLIVPKTKDGRVVFMLPWLGKTLAGTTDSNTAITMLPEPHEDEIQFILDALTDYLCIKVRRTDVLSAWSGIRPLAMDPTAKNTESISRDHVVCEDFPGLVTITGGKWTTYRSMAEDAVDAAIKSGKLKADECKTHNLILTGGYGWDPANFTVIAQQYVRTKKTSDGRTVPGVMDTAVAKHLSQAYGTLAERVASISQNEGLGKRLAHGYPFLEAEVAYCARYEYCESATDFIARRCRLAFLDTDAASRALPRVIEILAAEHKWDKSRKNDEFKKAKEFLETFKSSKNAQFHDGKHK from the exons atggcCTCAACGGCACTCCGCCTCCGCCGAATTGGCGCCATCGCCGCTGCTGCAACCACCGCCGCTTCCGTCGCATTTACTGTGTCAGTTTCCTCCAATGACAGAGGGATTAGTGTGGCCCCCGAAATCCAGGGGAAGGTTTCTGACTTAAACGCTGTCGTACCTCCTAGGCGGGCTCAAATTTCGTCTCTGGCGGGGTCCACCGCCGATAAACCTCTGGATATGCTCGTGATTGGTGGTGGCGCGACAGGGTGCGGTGTCGCCCTTGATGCTGCAACGAGAGGCCTCCGTGTGGGGGTTGTGGAAAGGGAGGATTTTGCTTCCGGGACTTCTTCCAGGTCTACCAAGTTAATCCATGGAG GTGTACGCTACCTTGAGAAAGCTGTGTTCAATGTTGATTATGGGCAGCTGAAGCTTGTTTTCCATGCACTTAAGGAACGTAAGCAGCTGATTGATAATGCTCCACATCTATGCCACTCTTTGCCATGCATGACCCCATGTTTTGGATGGTTTGAAGTGGTGTACTACTGGGCGGGCTTGAAACTATACGATATAGTCGCAGGGGCAAGGTTGCTACATCTATCAAGGTATTATTCAGCGCAACAGTCTATTGAGCTCTTCCCCACTCTTACGAGAATGGGAAACGATAGAAGTTTAAAGGGCACTGTAGTGTATTATGATGGGCAGATGAATGACTCTCGACTTAACGTTGGTTTGGCATGCACAGCAGCATTAGCTGGGGCCTCTGTGCTTAATCATGCTGAAGTTATTTCATTACTTAAGGATGAAGTTGATGGGCGGATAATTGGTGCAAGAATACATGACAATCTCTCTG GTGAAGAATTTGATACATATGCTAAAGTTGTGGTGAATGCTGCTGGGCCTTTTTGTGACTTTGTTCGGAAATTGGCTGATACGGCTGCGCAGCCCATGATATCTCCTAGCAGTGGTGTACATATTGTTCTCCCTGACTACTATTCTCCAGAAGGGATGGGGTTAATTGTTCCGAAAACTAAGGACGGACGTGTTGTGTTCATGCTTCCATGGCTGGGCAAGACATTAGCAGGGACCACAGATTCCAATACCGCCATTACAATGCTGCCAGAACCACATGAGGATGAGATTCAATTCATATTGGACGCTCTCACTGATTATCTCTGTATCAAG GTTCGTCGAACAGATGTTCTCTCTGCATGGAGTGGAATTCGTCCATTGGCTATGGATCCAACAGCCAAGAACACAGAAAGTATCTCCCGTGATCACGTTGTTTGTGAAGATTTCCCTGGTTTGGTTACCATAACTGGTGGAAAATGGACCACATATAGAAG CATGGCTGAGGATGCTGTTGATGCTGCAATTAAGTCCGGAAAGCTGAAAGCCGATGAATGCAAAACTCACAACTTGATACTTACTGGTGGTTATGGTTGGGATCCTGCCAATTTTACTGTTATTGCTCAACAGTATGTCCGAACAAAGAAGACGTCTGATGGTAGAACCGTTCCTGGTGTCATGGACACTGCTGTAGCAAAGCATTTATCACAAGCATATGGTACACTGGCTGAGCGCGTGGCTTCAATATCTCAG AATGAAGGTTTGGGAAAGCGGCTCGCGCATGGATACCCTTTCCTTGAAGCAGAAGTAGCATACTGTGCTCGATACGAGTATTGTGAGTCTGCAACTGATTTTATTGCAAGGAGATGTCGGCTTGCTTTCCTAGATACTGATGCTGCCAGTCGAGCTCTGCCTCGCGTCATTGAAATTCTAGCAGCAGAACATAAATGGGATAAATCTAGAAAGAACGATGAGTTTAAGAAGGCTAAGGAGTTCCTGGAAACCTTCAAATCATCAAAAAATGCTCAGTTTCACGATGGTAAACACAAATAG